The proteins below come from a single Agrobacterium vitis genomic window:
- a CDS encoding ATP-binding protein, translating into MLSKTQSPVLPSIASAELVRTRLLATVSHEMRTPLNGILGMSHLLGRTDLSPEQRNYLSGIVQAGESLQQLIADLLDYTTLETGHFELHNQRVSPRRLIEGVVEMLSPRAHAKGIEIAATTQSGVPEEVDIDVARLRQVLFNVIGNAVKFTVEGGVLVSASCIGDELVVRVRDTGPGMTEEERTRLFVEFSQGGDPVQRSGGTGLGLFISQRLMMALGGSLSIIETVRGRGTSFEIRLPTKAIAQDRTVSQRQSLLSGSSVLLLAPDGPAAEGASMTIRTLGGFCHWAKKTEEALDLLDQVERQDAHLTDLIVDHRCISDYDANLARRLSGLGKIRRIYLVNPEERPVRPLTGFDAWLIRPLREQTLSDVLRGLMSGVDAAHVDVQDTDVSHAGVLLSGEGMEPGKQVPEVLNVLVGEDDFVNATLLRAVLQKAGHMVGVVNDFDALRREVALEEAVKLDLIITDLGMPGGDGSSVLRYVRMIEQLKRRPRCPILVLTGDLRDAARAEALTSGADLVLQKPVNPERLLNEIASLMKTHRTRLYG; encoded by the coding sequence ATGCTATCGAAGACGCAGAGCCCTGTCCTCCCATCCATCGCGAGTGCGGAACTCGTTCGCACCCGTCTGCTTGCCACTGTCAGTCATGAAATGCGCACGCCGCTGAACGGCATTCTCGGCATGAGTCATTTGCTGGGCCGGACCGATCTGTCTCCAGAGCAGCGCAACTATCTGTCCGGCATCGTGCAAGCGGGCGAATCCCTGCAACAATTGATTGCCGACCTTCTTGATTATACGACGCTTGAAACTGGCCATTTCGAACTTCACAATCAACGTGTGTCGCCGAGGCGTCTGATTGAAGGCGTGGTCGAGATGTTGTCGCCACGCGCCCATGCCAAGGGTATCGAGATCGCCGCGACGACACAGTCCGGGGTTCCCGAGGAAGTCGATATCGATGTCGCTCGGCTGCGGCAGGTTTTGTTCAATGTCATCGGCAATGCGGTGAAATTCACCGTCGAGGGTGGTGTGCTGGTGTCGGCCAGCTGCATTGGCGACGAATTGGTGGTGCGGGTCCGCGACACTGGTCCTGGCATGACGGAAGAGGAACGCACTCGGCTGTTCGTCGAGTTTTCGCAAGGCGGAGACCCGGTGCAGCGCAGTGGTGGCACGGGCCTCGGCCTGTTCATTTCCCAGCGGTTGATGATGGCGCTCGGCGGTTCTCTGTCGATTATTGAAACCGTGCGCGGACGGGGAACGTCCTTCGAGATCCGCTTGCCAACCAAGGCGATTGCGCAGGATCGGACCGTTTCCCAGCGGCAGTCGCTGCTGTCAGGGTCCAGCGTTCTGCTGCTGGCGCCCGACGGTCCGGCGGCTGAAGGCGCGTCCATGACCATTCGTACGCTTGGCGGGTTTTGCCATTGGGCAAAGAAAACCGAAGAGGCGCTTGACCTTTTGGATCAGGTCGAGAGGCAGGATGCTCACCTGACGGATCTGATCGTCGATCATCGCTGCATTTCCGATTACGATGCCAATCTCGCCAGACGGCTGTCCGGTTTGGGAAAAATTCGGCGCATCTATCTGGTCAATCCGGAAGAGCGGCCTGTGCGGCCGCTGACCGGTTTCGATGCCTGGCTGATCCGTCCGCTGCGTGAGCAAACCTTGAGCGATGTGCTGCGGGGGCTGATGAGTGGTGTGGATGCGGCCCATGTCGATGTACAGGATACCGATGTCTCCCATGCAGGTGTCTTGCTTTCGGGAGAAGGCATGGAGCCGGGCAAACAGGTCCCCGAGGTGCTCAATGTTCTGGTCGGAGAGGACGATTTCGTCAATGCAACCCTGTTGCGGGCCGTCTTGCAGAAAGCCGGTCATATGGTTGGCGTGGTCAATGATTTCGATGCCCTACGCCGTGAAGTGGCTTTGGAAGAGGCGGTAAAACTGGATCTTATCATTACCGATCTCGGCATGCCTGGCGGTGATGGCAGCTCAGTTCTGCGCTACGTGCGGATGATCGAACAATTGAAACGCCGCCCGCGCTGCCCCATCCTGGTCTTGACCGGCGATCTCAGGGATGCCGCCCGGGCCGAGGCGCTGACCAGCGGCGCGGATCTGGTCTTGCAGAAGCCTGTCAATCCCGAGCGCCTGCTGAATGAAATTGCCTCGCTGATGAAAACACATCGTACAAGACTGTACGGCTAG
- the lspA gene encoding signal peptidase II: MTRSAALFCRPVPAILFILSLLILDQAIKYAVEVSLPMHELVPVVPMLGLFRTHNLGVAFSMLSHLDAWVIVVMRLAIVAFVAWLWRQTSRDHQFAHLGYCLIIAGAFGNIIDRFTYGYVVDYILFHTETWSFAVFNLADSLITIGAGFILLEELLVLRRSKG; the protein is encoded by the coding sequence ATGACCCGTTCCGCTGCCTTGTTTTGTCGCCCGGTTCCGGCCATCCTGTTCATCCTGTCGCTGCTGATTTTGGACCAGGCGATCAAATATGCGGTTGAGGTCAGCTTGCCCATGCATGAACTCGTGCCTGTTGTGCCGATGCTTGGCCTGTTTCGCACCCACAATCTCGGCGTGGCCTTTTCCATGCTTTCGCATCTCGATGCCTGGGTCATCGTCGTCATGCGGCTTGCCATCGTCGCTTTTGTCGCCTGGCTCTGGCGCCAGACCAGCCGCGATCACCAGTTTGCGCATCTGGGCTATTGCCTGATCATTGCCGGCGCTTTCGGTAATATCATCGACCGCTTCACCTATGGCTATGTGGTGGACTATATCTTGTTTCATACCGAGACATGGTCGTTTGCGGTCTTCAACCTGGCCGATAGCTTGATTACAATAGGGGCGGGCTTCATCCTGCTGGAAGAACTGCTGGTTCTGCGCCGCTCAAAAGGGTAG
- a CDS encoding TrmH family RNA methyltransferase yields the protein MSNGFKDGASGFAASSAERGVQGKVGQVKEVTSLANPIVKDIKALSQKKTRDETRTFLAEGLKLVIDAVELGWSLRYLIYSKAAKGKPQVERIAARTVAHGGMVLEVSEKVMASITRKDNPQMVAGVFDQRWKALKDVSLTERETWVALDRVRDPGNLGTIIRTADAAGASGVMLIGDSTDPFAMETVRATMGSIFALPLVKTTVADFLGWKTKAGVSVVATHLAGAVDYRTVDYKRRPVVVLMGNEQSGLPEELASRADMLARIPQAGLADSLNLAVATGVMLFEARRHLLTLDEAK from the coding sequence ATGAGTAACGGGTTCAAGGATGGCGCTTCCGGTTTTGCGGCTAGCTCCGCGGAAAGAGGCGTGCAGGGCAAGGTTGGGCAGGTGAAGGAAGTCACCAGCCTCGCCAATCCGATCGTCAAGGATATCAAGGCGCTTTCCCAGAAAAAGACCCGCGACGAGACGCGGACGTTTCTGGCCGAAGGCCTGAAGCTGGTGATCGATGCGGTGGAGCTCGGCTGGAGCCTGCGCTACCTGATCTATTCCAAGGCTGCCAAGGGCAAGCCGCAGGTGGAACGGATCGCGGCGCGCACCGTTGCCCATGGCGGCATGGTGCTGGAGGTCAGCGAAAAGGTCATGGCCTCCATTACCCGCAAAGACAATCCGCAAATGGTGGCGGGTGTGTTCGATCAGCGCTGGAAGGCGCTGAAGGATGTCAGCCTGACGGAGCGGGAAACCTGGGTGGCGCTCGACCGGGTGCGCGATCCCGGCAATCTCGGCACGATTATCCGCACTGCCGATGCAGCGGGTGCCTCTGGTGTCATGCTGATTGGTGACAGCACCGATCCTTTCGCCATGGAGACGGTGCGTGCTACGATGGGGTCGATTTTCGCGCTGCCGCTGGTCAAGACCACCGTTGCTGATTTTCTCGGCTGGAAGACCAAGGCTGGCGTCAGCGTCGTCGCCACCCATCTGGCTGGCGCGGTGGATTACCGTACCGTGGATTACAAGCGCCGCCCGGTCGTGGTGCTGATGGGCAATGAGCAATCCGGCCTGCCGGAGGAATTGGCCAGCCGGGCTGACATGCTGGCGCGCATCCCTCAGGCCGGATTGGCCGATTCCCTTAATCTGGCTGTGGCAACTGGCGTCATGCTGTTTGAAGCCCGGCGCCATCTTCTCACCCTCGACGAGGCCAAATGA
- a CDS encoding class I SAM-dependent methyltransferase: MRSQAGADARETARVSAPSPRMEKDPVQDSATPANAPLALRPGPLPREKLPLILESMGAGDFHLIDSGHGLKLEQYGPYRIVRPEAQALWPPGLAPHVWEKADAVFSGDTDEDGMGRWRFPREALGETWPLSLLGVDFLGRFTSFRHVGVFPEQIAHWTWMKDRVEKAKIANAERPLRVLNLFGYTGVASLVAAAAGAEVTHVDASKKAIGWARENQALSRLDRAPIRWICDDAMKFIQREERRGSQYDIILTDPPKFGRGPNGEVWHLFEHLPLMLSLCREILSPKAEGLVLTAYSIRASFYAIHELMRETMRGKGGLVESGELVLREAGLDGKTPGRALSTSLFSRWVPK; this comes from the coding sequence GTGCGCAGCCAGGCAGGCGCAGATGCTAGGGAAACGGCAAGGGTTTCCGCACCATCGCCCCGCATGGAAAAAGATCCTGTGCAGGATTCGGCAACACCCGCCAATGCGCCATTGGCGCTTCGCCCAGGCCCGCTGCCCCGCGAGAAGCTGCCGCTCATTCTGGAATCGATGGGGGCTGGCGATTTTCACCTGATCGACAGTGGTCATGGTCTGAAACTCGAACAATACGGCCCCTATCGGATCGTGCGCCCCGAAGCACAGGCTCTCTGGCCGCCGGGCCTTGCTCCGCATGTCTGGGAAAAAGCCGATGCGGTGTTTTCCGGCGATACCGACGAGGATGGCATGGGCCGCTGGCGCTTTCCCCGCGAGGCGCTGGGCGAAACCTGGCCGCTTTCGCTGTTGGGCGTCGATTTTCTCGGGCGCTTCACGTCCTTTCGCCATGTTGGCGTCTTTCCCGAACAGATCGCCCATTGGACCTGGATGAAAGACCGGGTTGAGAAAGCAAAGATCGCGAACGCAGAGCGGCCATTGAGAGTGCTCAATCTTTTCGGCTATACCGGCGTCGCCTCACTGGTTGCGGCGGCGGCGGGTGCCGAAGTCACCCATGTGGATGCATCGAAGAAGGCAATCGGTTGGGCGCGGGAAAACCAGGCGCTCAGCCGTCTCGACCGGGCTCCGATCCGCTGGATCTGCGATGACGCAATGAAATTTATCCAGCGGGAAGAGCGGCGCGGCAGCCAGTATGACATCATCCTCACCGACCCGCCAAAATTTGGCCGAGGTCCGAATGGCGAGGTCTGGCATCTGTTCGAGCATTTGCCGCTGATGCTGTCGCTGTGCCGGGAAATCCTGTCGCCCAAGGCCGAAGGCCTGGTGCTGACGGCCTATTCAATCCGCGCCAGCTTCTACGCTATCCATGAATTGATGCGCGAGACCATGCGCGGCAAGGGCGGTCTGGTCGAGTCTGGTGAACTGGTCCTGCGCGAAGCAGGTCTGGATGGCAAGACACCTGGGCGGGCCTTGTCCACGTCGCTGTTCAGCAGATGGGTTCCAAAATGA
- a CDS encoding LapA family protein, with amino-acid sequence MVKKIFNIVILVPLAVVLIVLCVANRQWVTLALNPFRPDDQMLSAGAPFFVFLLITFLLGALAGSFATWLTQGKHRKRARHEARAAVKWRGEADQQKKRAEQIAASGHVSQLPSP; translated from the coding sequence GTGGTCAAAAAGATTTTCAATATCGTCATTCTGGTGCCGCTGGCGGTGGTGCTGATCGTGCTGTGCGTTGCCAATCGGCAATGGGTGACGCTGGCGCTTAATCCATTCCGCCCTGATGATCAGATGCTGTCGGCAGGCGCGCCCTTCTTCGTCTTCCTGCTGATCACTTTTTTGCTTGGCGCCTTGGCAGGCAGTTTTGCCACTTGGCTGACCCAGGGCAAGCACCGCAAGCGCGCCCGGCATGAGGCACGTGCTGCGGTAAAATGGCGTGGCGAGGCCGATCAGCAGAAGAAGCGAGCCGAGCAGATCGCGGCATCCGGTCACGTGAGCCAGTTGCCATCGCCTTGA
- a CDS encoding integration host factor subunit beta yields MIKSELVQIVAARNPHLYHRDVENIVNAVLDEITDALASGNRVELRGFGAFSVKNRPSRTGRNPRTGDTVFVEEKWVPFFKTGKELRERLNPGMDDEDDGDAD; encoded by the coding sequence GTGATCAAATCCGAGCTGGTGCAAATCGTTGCGGCCCGCAATCCGCATCTTTATCACCGCGACGTGGAAAACATCGTCAACGCCGTTCTGGATGAAATCACCGATGCGCTCGCGTCCGGCAATCGTGTCGAATTGCGGGGCTTCGGCGCTTTTTCGGTGAAAAACCGCCCGTCGCGGACCGGACGCAATCCCCGCACGGGGGATACGGTTTTCGTCGAGGAAAAATGGGTGCCGTTTTTCAAGACCGGCAAGGAATTGCGCGAGCGCCTCAATCCCGGCATGGACGACGAGGATGACGGCGACGCCGACTGA
- the lptC gene encoding LPS export ABC transporter periplasmic protein LptC, which translates to MLKRLDKGALEPRPPAPDTSYRKAVGHSHRVRRLRIALPALAVVLSLGFVAVSVVRAYLPDNIKIEGAKIEDGKVVMAKPAISGRNSNGAPYSMNAVRALQDIKNPNLITLETITATMPVNDDTSADIKAQRGTYDRSSDKMVLDRPFTIHLSSGVDAEFQSADLDVKAGKLKTNQPVSIKTKESSIVAQSMDMTDKGQTITLTGAVRLNIAPTALQKPGN; encoded by the coding sequence ATGCTCAAGCGTTTAGATAAAGGTGCCCTAGAGCCGCGCCCACCTGCCCCCGATACCTCCTATCGCAAGGCGGTCGGTCACTCGCATCGAGTCAGGCGGCTGCGCATCGCCTTGCCGGCTTTAGCGGTCGTGCTCTCGCTTGGCTTTGTTGCTGTCTCCGTCGTCAGGGCTTACCTGCCCGACAACATCAAGATCGAGGGCGCCAAGATCGAGGATGGCAAGGTCGTCATGGCCAAGCCAGCCATATCCGGACGCAATTCAAACGGCGCGCCCTATTCGATGAATGCCGTGCGGGCGCTGCAAGATATCAAGAACCCCAACCTCATCACGCTGGAAACGATTACAGCGACCATGCCGGTCAATGATGACACCTCCGCCGATATCAAGGCACAAAGGGGCACCTATGACCGCTCTTCCGACAAGATGGTGCTGGACAGGCCCTTCACGATCCATCTCTCCAGCGGTGTGGACGCAGAGTTTCAATCCGCCGATCTTGACGTGAAAGCGGGAAAGCTTAAGACAAATCAACCGGTCTCCATCAAGACGAAAGAGTCATCAATCGTTGCACAGTCGATGGATATGACCGATAAGGGACAGACAATCACGCTGACGGGCGCGGTCCGATTGAATATCGCACCGACCGCCCTGCAGAAACCGGGCAACTGA
- a CDS encoding LptA/OstA family protein, whose amino-acid sequence MTHSHRRLSFRVACATLTAGLVATAAATGAFAQSATSNMNSLKLSGDKPIQIESDALEVHQQENKANFNGNVKVVQGTTTMRSGTMVVKYKGQGAAVTSGDAKIDTIDVADNVILNTETQQATADKGHFDMNTQIFTLDGDKVVLSEGGNVFVGCKLTVHMTTGEAKLDSCGKRVQIQLDPKSKQKP is encoded by the coding sequence ATGACGCACAGCCACCGTCGCCTTTCCTTCCGCGTTGCTTGCGCCACGCTGACCGCAGGCCTTGTCGCGACCGCAGCCGCAACCGGCGCGTTTGCCCAGTCCGCTACCAGCAACATGAACAGTCTGAAACTGTCCGGCGACAAGCCGATCCAGATCGAAAGCGATGCATTGGAAGTGCATCAGCAAGAGAACAAAGCCAACTTCAACGGCAATGTGAAGGTGGTTCAGGGCACCACCACGATGCGTTCCGGCACGATGGTGGTGAAATACAAGGGCCAGGGCGCGGCTGTGACCAGCGGCGACGCCAAGATCGACACGATCGATGTGGCCGATAACGTCATTCTCAATACCGAAACCCAGCAGGCCACGGCCGACAAGGGCCATTTCGACATGAACACCCAGATCTTTACGCTGGATGGCGACAAGGTCGTGCTGTCGGAAGGCGGCAATGTGTTCGTCGGCTGCAAGCTCACCGTCCATATGACGACGGGCGAAGCCAAGCTCGACAGTTGTGGCAAGCGCGTGCAAATCCAGCTGGATCCCAAGTCCAAGCAGAAACCCTGA
- the lptB gene encoding LPS export ABC transporter ATP-binding protein produces MTSKQQDANAAAPSDAAREKNRYEGTLIAHGLTKTYNTRRVVNGASLVVRRGEAVGLLGPNGAGKTTCFYMITGLVPVDMGTIAINGNDVTSMPMYRRSRLGVGYLPQEASIFRGLSVEDNIRAVLELHESDKTKREQKLNELLAEFNIEKLRKAAAVSLSGGERRRLEIARALATDPTFMLLDEPFAGVDPISVSDIQNLVRHLTARGIGVLITDHNVRETLGLIDRAYIIHAGEVLTHGRADDIVNNPDVRRLYLGEKFSL; encoded by the coding sequence TTGACATCCAAGCAACAGGACGCGAATGCCGCCGCGCCATCAGACGCAGCACGCGAGAAGAACAGGTACGAAGGTACGCTGATCGCCCATGGGCTGACGAAAACCTATAATACCCGCCGCGTGGTCAATGGGGCTTCGCTCGTCGTGCGCAGGGGTGAGGCTGTCGGCCTTCTCGGACCGAATGGCGCTGGCAAGACCACCTGTTTCTACATGATTACCGGCCTCGTGCCGGTCGACATGGGCACGATCGCCATCAACGGCAATGACGTGACCTCAATGCCAATGTACCGCCGCTCCCGGCTGGGCGTCGGCTATCTGCCGCAGGAAGCCTCGATTTTCCGCGGCCTGTCGGTCGAGGACAATATCCGCGCCGTGCTGGAACTGCATGAAAGCGACAAGACCAAGCGCGAGCAAAAATTGAACGAACTTCTCGCCGAATTCAATATCGAGAAACTGCGCAAGGCGGCAGCCGTCTCCTTGTCGGGCGGCGAACGGCGGCGCCTGGAAATCGCCCGGGCGCTGGCAACCGATCCGACCTTCATGCTTCTGGATGAGCCTTTCGCCGGCGTCGACCCGATTTCCGTGTCTGATATCCAGAACCTCGTGCGGCATCTGACGGCACGCGGCATCGGTGTGCTGATCACCGATCATAACGTTCGAGAAACGCTGGGCCTGATCGACCGTGCCTATATCATCCACGCCGGTGAAGTGCTGACGCACGGGCGGGCCGACGACATCGTCAACAATCCCGATGTACGACGTCTCTATCTTGGCGAGAAATTCAGCCTCTAA
- the rpoN gene encoding RNA polymerase factor sigma-54, giving the protein MALSANLFLRQNQSLVMTPQLMQSIQLLQMTHFELVQFIAQEVEKNPLLEFAPNDEGTGSSEPGTDSEAPPAPAPSDTLQSDWYEHGGDGDLNERLDANFGTAFSDDGANPKTDAPEMLGQWKSMPGAQGDGEGYDLDDFVAGKVSLRDHLGQQLPFVLSSASDRMIALALIDQLDEAGYLRADLDEVAKQMGASRDDMERILAALQTMEPAGLFARNLGECLAIQLRQRDRLDPAMAALIGNLDYLAKRDFASLKRLCGVDEEDLLDMLAEIRKLNPKPGAGFETDALETVVPDILVAPSLEGGWLVELNAETLPRVLVNNAYFTEIRRSSLREGAMKTANGQSGNGKTGQSKAEGEQAFLTDCLQTANWLTRSLDQRAKTIMKVATEIIRQQDAFLRHGVDHLRPLNLKTVADAIKMHESTVSRVTSNKYMLTPRGLFELKYFFSVSIGSAEGGDSHSAEAVRHRIRMLIAQESPENILSDDDIVESLKNGGVELARRTVAKYREAMNIASSVQRRREKRALARNPG; this is encoded by the coding sequence ATGGCCCTATCAGCCAATCTTTTCCTTCGCCAAAACCAGTCGCTGGTGATGACGCCGCAGCTGATGCAATCGATTCAGCTGCTCCAAATGACCCATTTCGAGCTTGTGCAATTCATTGCGCAAGAGGTCGAGAAGAATCCACTGCTTGAATTTGCGCCAAATGACGAAGGAACAGGCAGCAGCGAACCAGGCACGGATAGCGAAGCCCCGCCAGCACCAGCCCCCTCCGATACATTGCAGAGTGACTGGTATGAACATGGTGGCGATGGCGATCTGAACGAGCGGCTGGACGCCAATTTCGGCACAGCCTTTTCCGATGATGGCGCCAACCCGAAGACCGATGCACCCGAAATGCTTGGCCAGTGGAAATCGATGCCCGGCGCCCAGGGAGATGGCGAGGGCTATGACCTGGACGATTTCGTGGCTGGCAAGGTTTCGTTGCGCGACCATCTCGGCCAGCAATTGCCTTTTGTGCTCTCGTCCGCATCAGATCGGATGATTGCGCTGGCCCTGATCGACCAGCTGGACGAGGCCGGATATCTGCGCGCCGACCTGGATGAGGTCGCCAAGCAGATGGGGGCGTCCCGAGACGATATGGAACGGATTCTGGCAGCCCTTCAGACCATGGAGCCCGCCGGCCTGTTTGCGCGCAATCTTGGCGAATGCCTGGCCATTCAACTGCGCCAGCGCGACCGGCTGGACCCGGCCATGGCCGCACTGATCGGCAATCTGGATTATCTGGCCAAGCGTGACTTTGCGAGCCTGAAGCGGTTATGCGGCGTGGATGAGGAAGACCTGCTCGATATGCTGGCCGAAATCCGCAAGCTTAATCCCAAGCCCGGCGCTGGTTTCGAAACCGATGCACTGGAAACAGTCGTGCCCGATATTCTGGTGGCGCCCTCGCTCGAAGGTGGCTGGCTGGTGGAGTTGAATGCGGAAACCCTGCCGCGCGTGCTGGTCAACAATGCCTATTTCACCGAGATCCGCCGCAGCAGCCTGCGGGAAGGCGCCATGAAGACTGCCAATGGCCAAAGTGGCAATGGCAAAACCGGCCAGAGCAAGGCCGAGGGCGAACAGGCCTTTTTGACGGATTGCCTGCAAACCGCCAATTGGCTGACCCGCAGCCTCGATCAGCGCGCCAAAACCATCATGAAGGTGGCGACCGAAATCATTCGCCAGCAGGACGCCTTCCTGCGCCATGGGGTCGACCATCTGCGTCCGCTGAACCTGAAGACGGTGGCCGACGCCATCAAAATGCACGAGTCCACCGTCAGCCGCGTCACATCCAACAAATATATGCTGACACCACGTGGGCTGTTCGAGCTGAAATATTTCTTCAGCGTCTCCATCGGCTCGGCAGAAGGCGGTGACAGCCATTCAGCTGAGGCGGTTCGTCATCGTATCCGCATGTTGATTGCTCAAGAAAGCCCCGAGAATATCCTCTCAGACGACGATATTGTCGAAAGCCTGAAAAACGGCGGTGTCGAGCTTGCCCGCCGCACGGTTGCCAAATATCGCGAAGCAATGAACATCGCCTCCTCCGTCCAGAGGCGCCGGGAAAAGCGCGCCCTGGCGCGGAACCCGGGCTGA
- the hpf gene encoding ribosome hibernation-promoting factor, HPF/YfiA family — translation MSVRVTGKHMEIGESFRQRIEVQITDAVSKYFDGGYSSQVTVTKSASRFSADCALHLDTGINLHATGTAVDPQVAFDTAAERIEKRLRRYKRKLKDHHIPANNFEISYTVMDPVSEEDEDVPEDFAPTIVAESTKKVKTMSVATAVMALDMTDEPIVLFRSPGKDELNIVYRRNDGNIGWIDSAAIKG, via the coding sequence ATGAGTGTACGCGTAACCGGCAAACATATGGAAATCGGCGAATCTTTCCGGCAACGGATAGAAGTCCAGATCACTGACGCCGTAAGCAAATACTTTGACGGAGGGTATTCCAGTCAGGTCACGGTGACAAAATCAGCCTCGCGGTTTTCCGCAGACTGCGCCCTGCACCTCGATACCGGTATAAACCTGCATGCAACCGGCACTGCCGTCGATCCGCAAGTCGCCTTCGACACCGCCGCAGAGCGGATCGAAAAGCGCCTGCGGCGCTACAAGCGCAAGCTGAAGGATCACCATATCCCAGCCAACAACTTCGAAATCAGCTATACGGTCATGGACCCGGTTTCAGAAGAAGACGAGGATGTGCCGGAGGATTTTGCCCCGACCATCGTGGCCGAAAGCACCAAGAAGGTCAAAACCATGTCTGTCGCCACCGCCGTCATGGCGCTGGATATGACGGATGAGCCCATTGTTCTGTTCCGCAGCCCTGGCAAGGACGAGTTGAACATTGTCTATCGCCGCAATGACGGTAATATTGGTTGGATCGATTCCGCCGCAATCAAGGGCTGA
- the ptsN gene encoding PTS IIA-like nitrogen regulatory protein PtsN: protein MALADLLQQDAILPVLRVNSKKQLLQELAAKASKLIGIPEREIFDVILQREKLGSTGVGNGIAIPHGKLTSISTIQGVFARLETPIDFEALDEQPVDLVFLLLAPEGAGADHLKALSRIARVLRDQDLVAKLRASDSATAIYTFLNQDQASNAA from the coding sequence ATGGCCTTGGCAGATTTGCTACAGCAAGATGCGATATTGCCCGTCCTCAGGGTCAATTCCAAAAAACAACTTCTCCAGGAACTGGCTGCCAAAGCCTCGAAACTGATCGGTATTCCCGAACGGGAAATCTTCGACGTCATCCTGCAACGGGAAAAGCTCGGCTCCACCGGCGTCGGCAATGGCATTGCCATTCCCCACGGCAAGCTGACCAGTATTTCCACCATTCAAGGCGTCTTCGCCCGTCTGGAAACCCCAATTGATTTCGAAGCGCTGGACGAACAGCCCGTGGATCTGGTCTTCCTGCTTCTGGCACCCGAAGGGGCCGGTGCCGATCATTTGAAAGCCTTGTCGCGCATCGCCCGCGTGCTTCGCGATCAGGACCTGGTTGCCAAGCTGCGCGCCAGCGACAGCGCCACCGCCATCTATACATTCCTGAACCAGGACCAGGCCTCGAACGCAGCCTGA
- the grpE gene encoding nucleotide exchange factor GrpE, translating to MTDETAKNGPDAAADAQIEPQVQEETNSTAEDAGQDNDPTAALQAENAELRDRFLRLAAEMDNLRRRTERDVKDAKSYAVTAFARDMLAVSDNLRRAIDAVPDEAKEEAQAGLTALIEGVEMTERAMLSTLERHGVRKIEPEGQKFDPNFHQAMFEIPNPQVPNNTVVQVVQPGYTIGDRVLRPAMVGVAKGGPKAEAAQASDAESKA from the coding sequence ATGACCGACGAAACAGCTAAAAACGGACCTGACGCTGCCGCAGACGCGCAGATTGAACCCCAGGTACAGGAAGAGACCAATTCGACCGCTGAGGATGCCGGGCAGGATAATGACCCGACAGCAGCCCTGCAGGCTGAAAATGCGGAGTTGCGTGATCGCTTCCTGCGTCTGGCGGCTGAAATGGACAATCTGCGCCGCCGCACCGAGCGCGATGTCAAGGATGCCAAGTCCTATGCGGTCACCGCTTTTGCCCGTGACATGCTGGCCGTGTCCGACAATCTGCGCCGCGCCATCGACGCTGTCCCTGATGAAGCCAAGGAGGAGGCGCAAGCCGGCCTGACGGCATTGATCGAAGGTGTCGAGATGACCGAGCGGGCGATGCTGTCGACGCTCGAGCGCCATGGTGTACGCAAGATCGAGCCGGAAGGTCAGAAATTCGATCCGAATTTCCATCAGGCGATGTTCGAAATCCCCAATCCGCAAGTCCCCAACAATACGGTCGTGCAGGTCGTGCAGCCCGGCTATACGATTGGCGATCGGGTCCTGCGTCCGGCTATGGTTGGCGTTGCCAAGGGTGGCCCTAAGGCAGAGGCGGCGCAGGCTTCCGATGCGGAAAGCAAGGCCTGA